In a genomic window of bacterium:
- a CDS encoding heparinase II/III family protein, translating into MRTLLVAIALSTATLGLAQIQWDRAPEAYQVGPDGAIEISDGGGSTPDKYLLTAQDFRDFALEFDMVARPAGGPKLRAIIVWAVQADKHENRKAFFLPLDTLKVGEKVHFRLLVLGGRSLLYRDGQLISSGPTVYGEPPAQGRVGFLHYYNHNVRYEHVKLQPLDPTTLAPPTKLQAIVTKGGAVRLTWGMTADYADLLRYRVRRGDEISETAVREFVDRTVRSNQAYTYTVEALAGEGVASRPATVTVRTGKLPPPKAPQRVTATVRLDGSVRLRWQLDPDSRCAGLGLTKMMTPQSKPLGVGSVPVSATEFLVPGPASAWYAVNVKSPDGGPETTGMCQTRPMAPALAPGGGVPAKHPYLLYGAAQLERARRALQTRENEKLLASLRSSADGYVSKPATIPTGVTDEMSAVTSRLQQVGLYYQLLGDERYAQWVHDALLGYAKLYPTLPARGGRVKITKTVSGLYEAVWFVPLVCAYDLAYESPCFTAAERAQIERDLLRPGAELFWVRDYHDPQDNRPGDLHYKCYNFQAWFDSAVGLTGLLLQDADMVEHAIDGPYGLKHLLAHDVQDDGLFWERSAGYHSFVISALFPLLQAAARCNLDLYKLSVPDDYNTDREPIINYCVGDGDNGPKSMKLMFDGPFYYTFPDLTWPVVADSGRGPLSVNAAYRAAWEHTRDPKYAWLINRGRQTTIPKLGAKDAAAKVWLAWDDQRLYVAADITDQVVRNSWTKPGDVWQGDALWVGLKWRDGQGGPYDFIYGLSPGDFDKVPPVAALFNRFGLANAGVSAGKYVVTKTPEGYALELAIPLSELAPQGDEQGTAFVPREGGKLTADFVLYDCDSTGGNTTKEKMVCWSCQNDRYDSAEGGTLLLSSAGVPPARAIVAPRASGLTVDGKLTDWVARPPTAVIGPKSVVMTDASSAGPNLDDLLYERPPNPGKFDYSGARFCNNGVLEYGSSLFPSSGLALLRQGDYAGKLPSTEGLAVNMTFGPYGGGHNHPDKLSLAVWNNGKQLLPDFGSCGYDSAEKGQWTAHTISHNTLTVDGRSQYPGLDTDKTWPCDSFQKRAMGKLGFFHADPFLRVAQASCDAVFEGVQLTRTVALVDGRIVDFYRVRSRDKHVYDYALHIDAPFKSASAPLTPLADPLGKNCGYQHIHQAQGAAATAQQSSTTWGDERSGLTITSLGGEPTELIVGRSITTALDRLMPMQILRREATDTIFGTILAPAQPYGGSAQWVTDATGVSVETSLGSLKLSPDPTKPCRFPGGTFTGAMAYKGEHDEGGFVSLVKCTQHTDKLLKLWADRPLSLCVYGYWDRGWLIVGHDGGGKVTLQFTGRQPLTLQVKAGQVVELPRQK; encoded by the coding sequence ATGCGGACGCTGCTCGTAGCGATAGCACTCTCGACGGCGACGCTGGGCCTGGCTCAGATCCAGTGGGACCGGGCACCCGAGGCCTACCAGGTGGGGCCGGATGGCGCCATTGAGATCAGCGACGGCGGCGGCAGCACGCCGGACAAGTACCTACTGACCGCGCAGGACTTCCGCGACTTCGCCCTGGAGTTCGACATGGTCGCCCGGCCGGCCGGCGGGCCGAAGCTCCGCGCGATCATCGTCTGGGCCGTGCAGGCGGATAAACACGAGAACCGCAAGGCGTTCTTCCTGCCGCTCGACACGCTCAAGGTGGGGGAGAAGGTCCACTTCCGCCTGCTCGTGCTCGGGGGACGGAGTCTGCTGTATCGCGACGGGCAACTCATCAGCAGTGGCCCCACCGTGTACGGTGAGCCGCCCGCTCAGGGCCGCGTCGGCTTCCTGCACTACTACAACCACAACGTACGCTATGAGCACGTGAAGCTGCAGCCGCTGGACCCGACGACGCTGGCGCCGCCCACGAAGCTGCAGGCCATCGTCACGAAGGGCGGAGCGGTGCGCCTGACCTGGGGGATGACGGCCGACTACGCCGACCTGCTGCGCTACCGCGTCCGCCGGGGCGACGAGATCAGCGAGACTGCGGTGCGGGAGTTCGTGGATCGGACGGTGCGCAGCAACCAGGCGTACACTTACACCGTCGAGGCGCTGGCCGGCGAGGGTGTGGCCAGCCGCCCCGCGACCGTCACCGTGAGGACGGGGAAGCTGCCGCCGCCGAAGGCGCCGCAGCGCGTCACCGCCACGGTGCGGCTGGACGGGTCGGTGCGGCTGCGCTGGCAGCTCGACCCGGACAGCCGCTGCGCGGGCCTGGGCCTAACGAAGATGATGACCCCGCAGAGCAAGCCCCTGGGCGTCGGCTCTGTGCCTGTATCCGCCACGGAGTTCCTCGTCCCCGGTCCGGCCTCCGCCTGGTATGCCGTCAACGTCAAGTCCCCTGACGGCGGACCCGAGACGACTGGCATGTGCCAGACCCGGCCGATGGCCCCGGCCCTCGCCCCCGGCGGCGGCGTGCCGGCGAAGCACCCGTACCTGCTCTATGGCGCGGCGCAACTGGAGCGCGCGCGCCGGGCGCTGCAGACCCGGGAGAACGAGAAGCTGCTGGCCTCCCTGCGCAGCTCGGCGGACGGGTATGTCAGCAAGCCCGCGACCATCCCCACCGGCGTGACCGACGAGATGTCCGCCGTCACCTCGCGGCTGCAGCAGGTCGGCCTGTACTACCAGTTGCTCGGCGATGAGCGCTACGCGCAGTGGGTCCATGACGCGCTGCTCGGTTACGCGAAGCTGTACCCCACGCTGCCCGCGCGCGGTGGCCGCGTGAAGATCACCAAGACCGTGTCCGGCCTCTATGAGGCCGTGTGGTTCGTGCCGCTCGTGTGCGCGTATGACCTCGCCTATGAGAGCCCATGCTTCACCGCCGCGGAGCGCGCGCAGATCGAGCGCGACCTGCTCCGACCCGGCGCCGAGCTGTTCTGGGTACGCGACTACCACGACCCGCAGGACAACCGCCCTGGCGACTTGCACTACAAGTGCTACAACTTCCAGGCGTGGTTCGACTCGGCGGTGGGACTGACGGGGCTGTTGCTGCAAGACGCTGACATGGTCGAGCACGCGATCGACGGCCCGTATGGCCTCAAGCACCTGCTGGCTCACGACGTGCAGGATGACGGCCTGTTCTGGGAGCGCTCGGCGGGCTACCACAGCTTCGTCATCAGCGCCCTGTTCCCGCTGCTGCAGGCGGCCGCCCGCTGCAACCTCGACCTGTACAAGCTGTCGGTGCCGGATGACTACAACACCGACCGCGAGCCCATCATCAACTACTGCGTCGGCGACGGCGACAACGGACCCAAGAGCATGAAGCTCATGTTCGACGGCCCGTTCTACTACACGTTCCCGGACCTCACGTGGCCGGTGGTGGCCGACAGCGGACGCGGGCCGCTCTCGGTCAACGCCGCCTACCGCGCGGCCTGGGAGCACACTCGCGACCCCAAGTATGCCTGGCTCATCAACCGGGGTCGGCAGACGACCATCCCCAAGCTCGGGGCCAAGGATGCCGCAGCGAAGGTCTGGCTGGCCTGGGACGACCAACGCCTGTATGTCGCCGCCGACATCACCGACCAGGTCGTGCGCAACAGTTGGACCAAGCCCGGCGACGTGTGGCAGGGGGATGCGCTGTGGGTGGGCCTCAAGTGGCGCGACGGTCAGGGCGGGCCGTATGACTTCATCTATGGCCTCAGCCCCGGCGACTTCGACAAGGTCCCCCCGGTGGCCGCGCTCTTCAACCGCTTCGGTCTCGCCAACGCGGGCGTGAGCGCGGGCAAGTACGTCGTCACGAAGACGCCGGAGGGCTATGCGCTCGAGTTGGCCATCCCGCTGAGTGAACTCGCCCCGCAGGGCGACGAGCAGGGGACGGCCTTCGTGCCCCGCGAGGGCGGCAAGCTGACTGCGGACTTCGTGCTGTATGACTGCGACAGCACCGGTGGCAACACGACCAAGGAGAAGATGGTCTGCTGGTCCTGTCAGAACGACCGCTACGACTCGGCCGAGGGTGGCACGCTGCTGCTGTCCAGTGCCGGCGTCCCGCCGGCCAGGGCGATCGTGGCCCCTCGCGCTTCGGGCCTCACTGTGGACGGCAAGCTCACCGACTGGGTCGCCCGCCCCCCCACCGCCGTCATCGGCCCGAAGTCGGTCGTGATGACCGACGCCTCCTCTGCCGGGCCGAATCTGGATGACCTGCTCTACGAGCGCCCGCCCAACCCGGGCAAGTTCGACTACAGCGGGGCCAGATTCTGTAACAATGGCGTGCTCGAGTACGGCAGCAGCCTGTTCCCCTCCAGCGGCTTGGCGCTGCTGCGCCAGGGCGACTACGCGGGCAAGCTCCCGAGCACCGAGGGGTTGGCCGTCAACATGACCTTCGGCCCCTACGGCGGTGGGCACAACCACCCCGACAAGCTCAGCCTCGCGGTCTGGAACAACGGCAAGCAGCTCCTCCCGGACTTCGGCTCCTGCGGCTATGACAGCGCCGAGAAGGGCCAGTGGACTGCCCACACGATCAGCCACAACACGCTCACCGTAGATGGCAGGAGCCAGTACCCCGGCCTCGATACGGACAAGACGTGGCCGTGCGACAGCTTCCAGAAGCGAGCCATGGGCAAGCTCGGGTTCTTCCATGCCGACCCGTTTCTGCGGGTCGCGCAGGCGAGCTGCGACGCCGTCTTCGAGGGCGTCCAGCTGACGCGGACGGTGGCACTGGTGGACGGGCGGATCGTGGACTTCTACCGTGTGCGGAGCCGCGACAAGCACGTCTACGACTACGCCCTACACATTGACGCGCCCTTCAAGTCGGCCTCGGCACCGCTGACGCCGCTGGCGGATCCTCTCGGCAAGAACTGCGGCTATCAGCACATCCACCAGGCGCAGGGGGCGGCGGCCACGGCCCAGCAGAGCAGCACGACGTGGGGCGACGAGAGAAGCGGCCTGACGATCACGAGCCTGGGTGGTGAGCCGACGGAACTCATCGTCGGCCGGAGCATCACCACGGCCCTGGATAGGCTCATGCCGATGCAGATTCTGCGGCGCGAGGCCACCGACACGATCTTCGGCACGATCCTGGCGCCGGCGCAGCCCTACGGCGGATCGGCCCAGTGGGTGACGGACGCAACCGGAGTCTCGGTGGAGACGAGTCTGGGCTCTCTCAAACTCTCGCCCGACCCGACGAAGCCCTGCCGCTTCCCCGGCGGCACTTTCACCGGCGCGATGGCCTACAAGGGCGAGCATGACGAGGGCGGGTTCGTGTCGCTCGTGAAGTGCACACAGCATACCGACAAGTTGCTCAAGCTGTGGGCCGACCGGCCGCTGAGTCTGTGCGTGTACGGGTACTGGGATCGTGGCTGGCTCATTGTGGGCCACGACGGTGGGGGCAAGGTGACGCTGCAGTTCACGGGACGCCAGCCCCTCACGTTGCAGGTGAAGGCCGGACAGGTCGTCGAACTGCCGCGCCAGAAGTAG
- a CDS encoding GNAT family N-acetyltransferase, producing the protein MDNLVCREYRPEDVHDLLGIRNAIFPPLTAEQWRSREPAMTASLAYLDGEPVGAIPLDQRPFQAAPGAVIRTVFENAVGTREDMRSKGIGSAMIAAAREFLADRVDMLMVYRGAERSNGYNFYLKSGHRDLIYIRQAVWQPDAGSGEAAVLGLDDLYAEEEAVYAAHLATYGGYGGFPPRRPGYWREAMTAMIYEVIPQETVYVRYPAVGELQGYLLAGFTSGRYASDTWTVQDAAGEAAAVRQCFDTLGHMAAGQDRKVAIHLSHEHPWRELCQSLGFVEGLRGLMIMGQPVRPQELVQQTCTDLDLLSGLRVKAWTPTWDGVLWEDEPVRREVTIEAKDDFLTRLLCRRLDLLRAVEMDVVSVHQGDEATVRRLSAAFPYTPWVYLHMDYV; encoded by the coding sequence ATGGACAACCTCGTCTGCCGCGAATACCGCCCCGAGGACGTGCACGATCTCCTGGGCATCCGCAACGCCATCTTCCCGCCGCTGACGGCCGAGCAGTGGCGCTCACGAGAGCCGGCGATGACGGCCTCGCTGGCGTATCTGGACGGCGAGCCGGTCGGGGCCATCCCGCTGGATCAGCGGCCCTTCCAGGCCGCTCCCGGCGCGGTCATCCGCACCGTCTTCGAGAACGCCGTGGGCACCCGCGAGGACATGCGCTCCAAGGGCATCGGCAGCGCCATGATCGCGGCGGCCAGGGAGTTCCTGGCGGACCGGGTGGACATGCTCATGGTCTACCGCGGCGCCGAGCGGAGCAATGGCTACAACTTCTACCTCAAGAGCGGCCACCGTGACCTGATCTACATCCGCCAGGCTGTCTGGCAGCCCGACGCGGGCTCCGGTGAGGCGGCCGTACTGGGTCTCGACGACCTGTACGCTGAGGAAGAGGCTGTCTACGCGGCCCACCTGGCTACCTACGGCGGCTACGGCGGCTTCCCGCCGCGCCGCCCGGGCTACTGGCGCGAGGCCATGACGGCGATGATCTACGAGGTCATCCCCCAGGAGACGGTCTATGTGCGCTATCCGGCCGTAGGGGAGCTGCAGGGCTACCTGCTGGCCGGGTTCACCTCGGGGCGCTACGCCAGCGACACGTGGACGGTACAGGATGCCGCCGGCGAAGCGGCCGCGGTGCGGCAGTGCTTCGATACCCTCGGTCACATGGCCGCCGGCCAGGACCGCAAGGTGGCGATCCACCTGTCTCACGAGCACCCGTGGCGGGAGCTGTGCCAGTCCCTGGGGTTCGTCGAGGGTCTGCGCGGGCTGATGATCATGGGCCAGCCCGTTCGGCCGCAGGAGTTGGTGCAGCAGACCTGCACGGACCTGGACCTGCTGTCCGGTCTGCGCGTCAAGGCGTGGACGCCGACATGGGATGGCGTGCTGTGGGAGGACGAGCCGGTGCGGCGGGAAGTGACGATCGAGGCGAAGGACGACTTCCTGACGCGGCTGCTGTGTCGGCGGCTAGACCTGCTTCGGGCGGTGGAGATGGACGTAGTGTCGGTGCACCAGGGCGATGAGGCCACGGTGCGGCGGCTCAGCGCGGCCTTCCCCTACACACCGTGGGTCTACCTGCACATGGACTACGTGTAG
- a CDS encoding bifunctional enoyl-CoA hydratase/phosphate acetyltransferase has product MITSLQQVVEKAREFPTRTVAVVVAEQESALESVRDAMQAGLVRPLLFGAAEAIREKADKVGLTLASEQIMDMPDDLTAAEQAVLAVRSGEADILMKGQIHTDDFLRAVLHKEKGLRSGNIMSHVFILDTTYRGKLTFVTDAAMNIAPDLPTKAAIIMNAVFLTNCFGLECPKVGVLAAAELVNPDMPATVEAAALAGMEHRGQFPNCTVDGPFALDNAINAEAARVKGIGGEVAGDCDILLCPNIEAGNILAKAYAFMCGGQSAGVLVGAAAPVVLTSRADSAAAKLYSIATAMLTSNMARTGRLKVGRVHF; this is encoded by the coding sequence GTGATCACGTCACTGCAGCAGGTGGTCGAAAAGGCCCGCGAGTTCCCGACCCGTACCGTTGCCGTGGTCGTGGCCGAGCAGGAGAGCGCCCTGGAGTCGGTGCGCGACGCGATGCAGGCCGGACTGGTGCGGCCGCTGCTCTTCGGCGCCGCCGAGGCCATACGGGAGAAGGCCGACAAGGTGGGCCTGACGCTGGCGTCCGAGCAGATCATGGACATGCCCGACGACTTGACCGCCGCCGAGCAGGCCGTGCTGGCCGTCCGCTCGGGTGAGGCCGACATCCTGATGAAGGGGCAGATCCACACCGACGACTTCCTGCGCGCTGTGCTGCATAAAGAGAAGGGCCTGCGCTCCGGCAACATCATGAGCCATGTCTTCATCCTCGACACGACCTACCGGGGCAAGCTGACCTTCGTGACCGATGCCGCCATGAACATCGCGCCCGACCTGCCCACCAAGGCCGCCATCATCATGAACGCGGTCTTCCTGACCAACTGCTTCGGCCTGGAATGCCCCAAGGTCGGCGTCCTCGCGGCGGCGGAGCTGGTGAACCCCGACATGCCGGCCACGGTCGAGGCGGCAGCGCTGGCAGGCATGGAGCACCGCGGCCAGTTCCCCAACTGCACCGTGGACGGCCCCTTCGCGCTCGACAACGCCATCAACGCCGAGGCGGCGCGGGTGAAGGGCATCGGGGGCGAGGTGGCCGGTGACTGCGACATCCTGCTGTGCCCCAACATCGAGGCCGGCAACATCCTGGCCAAGGCGTACGCCTTCATGTGCGGGGGGCAGAGCGCGGGGGTGCTGGTGGGGGCGGCGGCGCCGGTGGTGCTGACCTCACGGGCGGACTCGGCGGCCGCGAAGCTCTACTCCATCGCTACCGCCATGCTCACCTCGAACATGGCCCGTACCGGCCGGCTCAAGGTAGGCCGGGTGCATTTCTGA
- a CDS encoding 4-hydroxy-3-methylbut-2-enyl diphosphate reductase, whose product METIVVTEGGFCFGVRRAMKMAEEMLACHGSGVTLGPLIHNLEAVARLEEQGLRVAESVDDVRPGAVVMLRTHGTGPDTIARLQERGVTLVDATCPFVARAQREAAQFQAAGYQVLVLGDPDHPEALGISEHTGGAATIVESPADLARLKLRKQVAVVCQTTQRLDNLQALAHDLLPLVNELRVANTICDATTKRQEASLQVAREVDAMIVVGGHHSANTTRLAQICAETGTPTYHIETAAELQAEWGRGAARVGVTAGASTPDWVIEEVAARLRQLAG is encoded by the coding sequence ATGGAGACCATCGTCGTGACGGAGGGCGGGTTCTGTTTCGGGGTGCGCCGGGCCATGAAGATGGCCGAGGAGATGCTGGCGTGCCACGGCAGCGGCGTGACGCTGGGGCCGCTCATCCACAACCTCGAGGCCGTGGCGCGACTGGAGGAGCAGGGGCTGCGCGTCGCTGAGAGCGTGGATGACGTGCGGCCGGGGGCAGTCGTGATGCTCCGCACCCACGGCACCGGCCCGGACACGATCGCCCGGCTGCAGGAGCGCGGCGTCACCCTCGTGGACGCTACCTGCCCGTTCGTCGCCCGTGCCCAGCGCGAGGCGGCGCAGTTCCAGGCCGCCGGCTACCAGGTGCTCGTGCTGGGCGACCCTGACCACCCCGAGGCCCTCGGCATCTCCGAGCACACCGGCGGAGCCGCGACGATCGTGGAGTCACCGGCCGACCTGGCCCGCCTCAAGCTGCGCAAGCAGGTCGCCGTTGTCTGCCAGACCACTCAGCGGCTGGACAATCTGCAGGCCCTCGCGCACGATCTACTGCCGTTGGTCAACGAGTTGCGGGTGGCCAACACCATCTGCGACGCCACGACCAAGCGTCAGGAGGCGTCGCTGCAGGTCGCGCGCGAAGTGGACGCGATGATCGTGGTCGGCGGACACCACAGCGCCAACACGACCCGGCTGGCGCAGATCTGCGCGGAGACGGGCACGCCGACCTACCACATCGAGACGGCGGCGGAGCTACAGGCGGAGTGGGGCCGTGGTGCGGCCAGGGTCGGCGTAACGGCGGGGGCGTCCACACCGGACTGGGTCATCGAGGAAGTCGCGGCGCGCCTGAGACAGTTGGCCGGCTAG
- a CDS encoding response regulator transcription factor, with translation MPIHVLIAAADRELAEAVGWYLEAEGRRVTIADSGPAALKVCSRVRPDAAVLDLALLGPEALAELRGASALPVLVLTDREAPAIEGVDADAVVAGPCGAMELVAHLKTLLQRAGLGDKAPLASPHLRVFPDQREVAIRHQPVALTTLEFDLLVCLMRHSRVVMSRSQLADAIWGEDFYGDLRLVDNHISRLRSKLRQAGLKPLPIVTVRGVGYVFRPEG, from the coding sequence ATGCCCATCCACGTCCTGATCGCCGCTGCTGACCGTGAACTGGCCGAGGCTGTCGGCTGGTATCTCGAAGCCGAGGGGAGGCGCGTGACCATCGCCGACAGCGGTCCCGCAGCCCTGAAGGTCTGCTCTCGCGTGCGCCCGGATGCCGCCGTGCTCGACCTGGCGCTCCTCGGCCCTGAAGCCCTGGCGGAGCTGCGCGGCGCCTCCGCGCTGCCAGTGCTCGTGCTGACGGACCGGGAGGCGCCTGCCATCGAGGGCGTGGACGCCGACGCTGTCGTCGCGGGGCCCTGTGGCGCGATGGAGCTGGTGGCGCACCTGAAGACGCTGCTGCAACGGGCCGGCCTGGGCGACAAGGCGCCGCTGGCCAGCCCGCACCTGCGGGTGTTCCCCGATCAGCGCGAGGTGGCGATCCGTCACCAGCCCGTGGCGCTCACGACGCTGGAGTTCGACCTGCTGGTCTGCTTGATGCGCCACTCCCGGGTGGTCATGTCGCGCTCGCAACTGGCCGATGCCATCTGGGGCGAGGACTTCTACGGCGACCTGCGGCTGGTGGACAATCACATCAGCCGCCTGCGCAGCAAGCTGCGGCAGGCGGGCCTCAAGCCGCTGCCCATCGTGACCGTGCGAGGGGTAGGGTACGTGTTCCGGCCGGAGGGGTAA